From Phragmites australis chromosome 5, lpPhrAust1.1, whole genome shotgun sequence, a single genomic window includes:
- the LOC133919570 gene encoding probable xyloglucan endotransglucosylase/hydrolase protein 30 isoform X2, which yields MEAKARFLLAVATWVCFSAVAASAFDVPSVAFDERFSPLFGNGNLVRSSDDRSVRLLLDRRSGSGFISSDYYLHGFFSTSVKLPKDYTAGVVVAFYLSNGDVYERTHDELDFEFLGSRWGGQWRVQTNVYGNGSTARGREERYLLPFDPTLEAHRYAVLWAPTHIIFYIDDTPIREVIRHPDMGGDFPAKPMAVYATVWDGSAWATDGGKYKVNYKYAPFASEFSDLTILGCRADPVLRVGASAAGECSGTELLGLMTAGYAVMTPQKRAAMRAFRVRQMTYTVCYDAVRYASGPFPECDNSDDERETFSAWGESKTVVMRTRSRGRRRGRPAGAVARARGRSDVASS from the exons ATGGAGGCGAAGGCCAGGTTCTTGCTCGCCGTCGCGACGTGGGTGTGCTTTTCAGCCGTGGCCGCCTCCGCCTTCGACGTGCCGAGCGTCGCCTTCGACGAACGGTTCTCGCCGCTGTTCGGCAACGGCAACCTCGTCCGCTCCTCGGATGACAGGAGCGTCCGCCTCTTGCTCGACCGCCGCTCCG GTTCTGGGTTCATTTCCTCGGACTACTACCTCCACGGCTTCTTCAGCACGTCCGTCAAGCTACCCAAGGATTACACGGCCGGCGTCGTCGTCGCCTTCTAC CTGTCGAATGGGGACGTGTACGAGAGGACGCACGACGAGCTGGACTTCGAGTTCCTCGGCAGCCGGTGGGGCGGGCAGTGGCGGGTGCAGACCAACGTCTACGGCAACGGCAGCACCGCCCGCGGCCGCGAGGAGCGCTACCTCCTCCCCTTCGACCCCACCCTCGAGGCCCACCGCTACGCCGTTCTCTGGGCTCCCACACACATCAT CTTCTATATCGACGACACGCCAATCCGGGAGGTGATCCGGCACCCGGACATGGGCGGGGACTTCCCGGCGAAGCCGATGGCGGTGTACGCCACCGTCTGGGACGGCTCCGCGTGGGCCACGGACGGGGGCAAGTACAAGGTCAACTACAAGTACGCGCCCTTCGCGTCCGAGTTCTCCGACCTGACGATCCTCGGCTGCCGCGCCGACCCGGTCCTCCGCGTCGGCGCCAGCGCCGCAGGCGAGTGCTCCGGGACGGAGCTCCTCGGGCTCATGACGGCCGGCTACGCCGTCATGACGCCGCAGAAGCGCGCCGCGATGCGCGCGTTCAGGGTGCGGCAGATGACGTACACGGTGTGCTATGACGCGGTGCGGTACGCGTCGGGACCGTTCCCCGAATGTGACAACTCGGACGACGAGAGGGAGACCTTCTCGGCCTGGGGCGAGTCCAAGACCGTCGTCATGAGGACGCGCAGTCGCGGGCGCCGACGGGGACGTCCCGCCGGCGCCGTCGCCCGAGCCAGGGGGCGCTCTGACGTGGCAAGCAGCTGA
- the LOC133919570 gene encoding probable xyloglucan endotransglucosylase/hydrolase protein 30 isoform X1, with amino-acid sequence MEAKARFLLAVATWVCFSAVAASAFDVPSVAFDERFSPLFGNGNLVRSSDDRSVRLLLDRRSGMLRSASSRKGSGFISSDYYLHGFFSTSVKLPKDYTAGVVVAFYLSNGDVYERTHDELDFEFLGSRWGGQWRVQTNVYGNGSTARGREERYLLPFDPTLEAHRYAVLWAPTHIIFYIDDTPIREVIRHPDMGGDFPAKPMAVYATVWDGSAWATDGGKYKVNYKYAPFASEFSDLTILGCRADPVLRVGASAAGECSGTELLGLMTAGYAVMTPQKRAAMRAFRVRQMTYTVCYDAVRYASGPFPECDNSDDERETFSAWGESKTVVMRTRSRGRRRGRPAGAVARARGRSDVASS; translated from the exons ATGGAGGCGAAGGCCAGGTTCTTGCTCGCCGTCGCGACGTGGGTGTGCTTTTCAGCCGTGGCCGCCTCCGCCTTCGACGTGCCGAGCGTCGCCTTCGACGAACGGTTCTCGCCGCTGTTCGGCAACGGCAACCTCGTCCGCTCCTCGGATGACAGGAGCGTCCGCCTCTTGCTCGACCGCCGCTCCGGTATGTTACGCAGTGCATCTTCTCGCAAAG GTTCTGGGTTCATTTCCTCGGACTACTACCTCCACGGCTTCTTCAGCACGTCCGTCAAGCTACCCAAGGATTACACGGCCGGCGTCGTCGTCGCCTTCTAC CTGTCGAATGGGGACGTGTACGAGAGGACGCACGACGAGCTGGACTTCGAGTTCCTCGGCAGCCGGTGGGGCGGGCAGTGGCGGGTGCAGACCAACGTCTACGGCAACGGCAGCACCGCCCGCGGCCGCGAGGAGCGCTACCTCCTCCCCTTCGACCCCACCCTCGAGGCCCACCGCTACGCCGTTCTCTGGGCTCCCACACACATCAT CTTCTATATCGACGACACGCCAATCCGGGAGGTGATCCGGCACCCGGACATGGGCGGGGACTTCCCGGCGAAGCCGATGGCGGTGTACGCCACCGTCTGGGACGGCTCCGCGTGGGCCACGGACGGGGGCAAGTACAAGGTCAACTACAAGTACGCGCCCTTCGCGTCCGAGTTCTCCGACCTGACGATCCTCGGCTGCCGCGCCGACCCGGTCCTCCGCGTCGGCGCCAGCGCCGCAGGCGAGTGCTCCGGGACGGAGCTCCTCGGGCTCATGACGGCCGGCTACGCCGTCATGACGCCGCAGAAGCGCGCCGCGATGCGCGCGTTCAGGGTGCGGCAGATGACGTACACGGTGTGCTATGACGCGGTGCGGTACGCGTCGGGACCGTTCCCCGAATGTGACAACTCGGACGACGAGAGGGAGACCTTCTCGGCCTGGGGCGAGTCCAAGACCGTCGTCATGAGGACGCGCAGTCGCGGGCGCCGACGGGGACGTCCCGCCGGCGCCGTCGCCCGAGCCAGGGGGCGCTCTGACGTGGCAAGCAGCTGA